In the Chroococcidiopsis sp. TS-821 genome, one interval contains:
- a CDS encoding folate/biopterin family MFS transporter, translated as MFISPSGTSLKNSLTKTLFFGHEPTPELLGILVVYFVQGILGLSRLAVSFFLKDELGLSPAEVSALFGIVALPWIVKPLFGFISDGLPILGYRRRPYLILSGILGSLSWAGLATIVHTSAAATLALAIGSLSVAIGDVIVDSLVVERARAESQGEVGSLQSLCWGASAFGGLITAYFSGLLLELFSTRTIFWITASFPLIVSIVAWLISESPVSEKPDLSTIKHQLGELRKAITQKAIWLPTAFVFIWQATPTADAAFFFFTTNELGFEPEFLGRVRLVTSIASLVGVWVFHRFLKSVPFRVIFGWSTVLSAVLGMSTLLLVTHTNRALGIDDHWFSIGDNLILTVMGQIAYMPVLVLAARLCPPGVEATLFALLMSISNLGGLLSYQLGALLMHWMGITQTNFQNLWLLVVIANVSTLLPLPFLNWLPATEITTRTIEPNAETDADATSTKLGQGRLPELMSELVPQSLLQQPAKEPAE; from the coding sequence ATGTTTATTTCTCCTAGCGGTACGAGTTTGAAAAACTCCTTGACAAAAACACTGTTTTTTGGTCACGAACCCACTCCAGAGTTACTTGGCATCTTAGTGGTTTACTTTGTGCAAGGTATTCTGGGGTTATCGCGGTTAGCGGTGAGCTTTTTCCTCAAAGACGAGTTGGGCTTGAGTCCAGCAGAGGTATCAGCACTGTTTGGGATTGTGGCGTTACCTTGGATCGTTAAACCTCTGTTTGGGTTCATCTCCGATGGTTTGCCGATTCTCGGATACCGACGACGTCCTTACCTGATCTTGTCAGGAATCTTAGGCTCGCTTTCTTGGGCGGGGTTAGCAACAATCGTCCACACTTCTGCTGCTGCCACTTTAGCACTCGCAATTGGTTCGCTGTCAGTCGCGATCGGGGATGTGATTGTTGACTCGCTTGTCGTAGAACGCGCGCGCGCCGAATCACAAGGAGAAGTCGGCTCGTTACAATCGCTGTGTTGGGGTGCTTCAGCGTTCGGTGGCTTGATCACTGCGTATTTTAGTGGATTACTCCTCGAACTCTTTTCCACGCGCACCATCTTCTGGATTACGGCTTCTTTTCCGTTGATTGTCTCCATAGTCGCGTGGTTAATTAGCGAGTCTCCTGTTAGCGAAAAACCAGATCTATCGACTATTAAGCATCAACTGGGGGAATTACGTAAGGCGATTACACAAAAAGCCATTTGGTTACCCACCGCATTTGTCTTTATTTGGCAAGCAACTCCTACGGCTGATGCCGCTTTCTTTTTCTTCACAACGAATGAATTGGGATTTGAACCAGAGTTTTTAGGAAGAGTCCGCCTCGTTACGAGTATCGCTTCGCTTGTTGGCGTGTGGGTATTTCACCGCTTTTTGAAAAGTGTCCCGTTTCGCGTCATTTTTGGGTGGAGTACCGTACTCTCAGCGGTTCTAGGGATGAGTACGCTGCTACTTGTAACGCATACTAACCGGGCTTTGGGCATTGATGACCATTGGTTTAGCATTGGTGACAATCTGATCCTCACGGTGATGGGGCAGATTGCATATATGCCAGTTCTAGTGTTGGCAGCACGTTTATGCCCTCCAGGCGTGGAAGCAACCTTATTTGCACTGTTAATGTCAATTTCTAATTTAGGAGGTCTGCTTTCCTATCAATTAGGCGCCTTACTTATGCATTGGATGGGGATTACGCAAACTAACTTTCAAAACCTTTGGCTACTCGTTGTCATTGCCAACGTCAGCACATTGTTACCATTACCGTTTCTCAATTGGCTACCCGCAACTGAAATCACAACCCGGACAATTGAACCTAATGCAGAAACTGATGCTGATGCAACTTCTACCAAGCTTGGACAAGGACGATTACCAGAATTGATGTCTGAGTTAGTTCCGCAGTCACTCTTGCAACAGCCCGCCAAAGAACCCGCAGAGTAG
- a CDS encoding carotenoid oxygenase family protein, whose amino-acid sequence MQLHERASTVPIHSYQRQDWQGGYKSLKTEYDYWIDDIEGQIPPELQGTLFRNGPGLLDINGMPIHHPFDGDGMVSAIAFKDGRAHFRNRFVRTAAFLEEQKAGKILYRGVFGTQKPGGWLANAFDLRLKNIANTNVVYWGGKLLALWEAADPHRLDPATLDTLGKDSLNGVLADGEAFAAHPRIDPRCNQDGGAPCMVNFSIKPGLSSTITIFELDPAGNVIRQHAHNVPGFAFIHDFAITENYCIFFQNPIAFNPIPFVLGLRGAGECIKFLPNQPTRIVIIPRHKSRHVQILETQSGFVFHHANAFEQGDEIFIDSICYESFPEVEAGSDFKQVDFDALKPGQLWRFHVNLQQQTVARELIEPRCCEFPTMHPDKVGRACRYLYLGAAHAATGNAPLQAILKIDLESGQRQLWSAAPRGFISEPVFVERPGAESEDDGWILALVYDAAYHRSDVAILDARNLEQGAIARLHLKHHIPYGLHGSFTPELFISND is encoded by the coding sequence ATGCAACTTCACGAACGCGCATCTACAGTACCTATCCACTCCTATCAACGCCAAGACTGGCAAGGAGGATACAAGTCGCTCAAAACTGAATACGATTACTGGATTGACGACATTGAAGGGCAAATTCCACCAGAATTGCAGGGAACTTTGTTTCGCAATGGTCCAGGGTTATTAGATATTAACGGTATGCCAATCCACCATCCGTTCGACGGCGATGGTATGGTTAGCGCGATCGCCTTTAAAGATGGTCGCGCGCACTTCCGTAACCGTTTTGTCCGTACTGCTGCGTTCTTAGAAGAACAAAAAGCTGGCAAAATCCTCTATCGCGGTGTTTTCGGTACGCAAAAGCCTGGTGGTTGGCTAGCAAACGCCTTCGATCTGCGCTTGAAAAATATCGCCAATACCAACGTTGTCTATTGGGGCGGTAAACTTTTAGCATTATGGGAAGCTGCCGATCCCCACCGCCTCGATCCGGCAACGCTGGACACCTTAGGTAAAGACTCACTCAACGGTGTTTTAGCTGACGGCGAAGCTTTCGCTGCACATCCTCGTATCGATCCTCGGTGTAACCAAGATGGTGGCGCACCGTGCATGGTGAACTTCTCGATCAAGCCTGGTTTGTCTTCAACAATTACGATTTTTGAGTTAGATCCAGCGGGAAACGTAATTCGCCAACACGCGCACAATGTTCCTGGGTTCGCATTTATTCACGACTTTGCCATTACCGAAAATTACTGCATCTTCTTCCAAAATCCGATTGCATTTAATCCGATTCCTTTTGTTTTAGGTTTGCGCGGTGCGGGAGAATGCATTAAATTCCTTCCTAACCAACCAACCCGCATTGTTATCATTCCAAGACATAAATCGCGTCACGTACAAATTCTAGAAACGCAATCTGGTTTTGTTTTTCATCACGCGAATGCATTTGAGCAAGGCGATGAAATTTTTATCGACTCGATTTGTTACGAATCTTTTCCTGAAGTTGAAGCTGGAAGTGACTTCAAACAAGTTGATTTTGATGCGCTCAAACCAGGACAGCTCTGGCGCTTTCATGTCAACTTGCAACAGCAAACCGTAGCGCGAGAATTAATTGAACCACGTTGTTGTGAATTTCCGACGATGCATCCTGACAAAGTTGGACGTGCTTGTCGGTATTTGTATCTGGGGGCGGCGCATGCTGCGACTGGAAATGCACCTTTGCAAGCCATTCTCAAAATCGATTTAGAATCAGGGCAGCGACAATTGTGGAGTGCTGCACCGCGCGGTTTTATTAGCGAACCAGTTTTTGTCGAACGCCCTGGCGCTGAAAGTGAAGATGATGGCTGGATATTGGCGTTAGTTTATGATGCAGCGTATCATCGTTCCGATGTCGCGATCTTAGATGCACGTAATTTAGAGCAAGGTGCGATCGCGCGTCTCCACCTCAAGCACCATATTCCTTATGGATTGCACGGCAGTTTTACGCCGGAATTATTTATATCAAATGACTAA
- a CDS encoding OmpA family protein: MTEFSTHEPTTNSLDTNDDSEIDAIAELRKLLISPEQEKLEQIQKRLDDPQIHAEDISRVLPEAIILRSLQNDEQLTQALLPTVEEAIQASVKKDLHVLANAIFPIIGPAIRKSIATTLSTMLQSLNQTLEHSFSIQSFKWRLEARQTGKSFAEVVLLRTLLYRVEQVFLIHKKTGLLLQHVTADLVATQDADLVSAMLTAIQDFIQDSFPVKAGENLETLQFGELTIWIEQGPQAVLAGVIRGNAPEELRLVFQQVIETIHREFQRELKIYEGDDSLFESSRKYLESCLQSQYSVKEEKHSPVLWILLGSLLFATGLWSFLSWQSRHRWQTYLTRLEAQPGIVVITTGRRHGKYFVSGLRDPLAINPLTLLQESNIQPQTVVSQWEPYLSFESNFILQRAKQVLQPPETGTLAINENGVLSATGSAPQQWITEAQKLVRTIPGITQLQTKNLTETDFQELTHSQQQIENQILLFGENNTELLPSQDNKLSILFKELQNLSKLAPYYHKQIYLQIIGRTDEQGNNEKNLVLSQARAYKVLSILNSQNYSSINMSAVGIGTKQPLFNQYMQKEQALNRSVSFKVFITDDTTSNKSL; the protein is encoded by the coding sequence ATGACTGAATTTTCTACGCACGAACCTACCACAAATTCGTTAGACACAAATGATGATTCAGAAATAGATGCGATCGCTGAATTGCGCAAGCTGTTAATTTCTCCTGAACAAGAGAAACTCGAACAAATACAGAAACGATTAGACGATCCGCAAATTCATGCAGAAGATATCAGCCGCGTTCTTCCAGAAGCTATTATTTTGCGATCGCTCCAAAACGACGAACAACTTACTCAAGCGTTATTACCTACTGTAGAAGAAGCAATTCAAGCTTCTGTCAAAAAAGATCTACACGTCTTAGCTAATGCTATTTTCCCTATTATTGGACCAGCAATTAGAAAATCTATTGCGACAACTTTAAGCACAATGCTCCAATCACTCAATCAAACATTGGAACATAGCTTTTCGATACAAAGTTTTAAATGGCGGTTAGAAGCCCGTCAAACAGGCAAATCCTTTGCGGAAGTAGTGCTGCTACGGACTCTCCTTTACCGCGTCGAACAAGTTTTTCTCATTCATAAAAAAACAGGCTTATTACTGCAACACGTGACTGCTGATTTAGTTGCTACTCAGGATGCAGATCTAGTATCAGCAATGCTAACAGCAATTCAAGATTTTATTCAAGATTCTTTTCCAGTGAAAGCTGGTGAAAATTTAGAAACTTTACAGTTTGGCGAGCTTACTATTTGGATCGAACAAGGTCCGCAAGCAGTATTGGCAGGTGTTATTCGTGGCAATGCACCTGAAGAGTTGAGGTTAGTATTTCAGCAAGTAATCGAAACCATACATAGAGAATTTCAACGAGAACTCAAGATATATGAAGGTGATGATTCTTTATTTGAATCTAGCCGAAAATATTTGGAAAGTTGCTTGCAATCTCAGTATTCTGTCAAAGAAGAGAAACATTCTCCAGTTTTATGGATTCTCCTCGGTTCGCTACTTTTTGCTACTGGTTTGTGGAGCTTTCTTTCTTGGCAAAGTAGACACCGTTGGCAAACTTATTTAACACGGCTAGAAGCACAACCTGGAATAGTTGTTATTACAACAGGAAGGCGCCATGGTAAGTATTTTGTTTCCGGATTACGCGATCCGTTGGCGATAAATCCTCTCACTCTTTTGCAAGAATCAAATATTCAGCCCCAAACAGTCGTTAGTCAGTGGGAACCTTATCTTTCTTTTGAATCAAACTTTATATTACAAAGAGCAAAACAGGTTTTACAACCTCCAGAAACTGGAACTTTAGCAATTAATGAAAATGGCGTACTTTCAGCCACGGGTTCAGCACCACAGCAATGGATTACTGAAGCTCAAAAATTGGTACGTACTATTCCAGGAATTACTCAATTACAAACAAAAAATTTAACTGAAACTGACTTTCAAGAATTAACACATAGCCAACAGCAGATTGAAAATCAAATTCTCCTTTTTGGAGAAAATAACACTGAACTTCTGCCAAGCCAAGATAACAAATTATCGATTCTCTTTAAAGAACTTCAAAATTTATCCAAATTAGCACCCTATTATCATAAGCAAATTTATCTTCAAATTATAGGGCGTACTGACGAGCAGGGTAATAATGAAAAAAACCTTGTGCTGAGTCAGGCACGAGCATATAAAGTTTTATCAATTTTAAATTCTCAGAACTATTCATCTATTAATATGAGTGCCGTAGGAATAGGAACAAAACAACCTTTATTTAATCAATATATGCAAAAAGAGCAAGCACTTAATCGCAGTGTATCTTTCAAAGTTTTTATTACTGACGACACCACCAGCAACAAGTCTTTATAG
- a CDS encoding Rab family GTPase: protein MIQKKICMVGAFATGKTSLVARFVKSIYSDTYHTTVGVKIDKKLVNIQEQKVSLIIWDIHGEDDFQKIRMTYLRGASGYFLVVDGTRQETLDKALSLQEKVEETVGNIPFIIIVNKVDLINDWEIEDAVLEQLLQKPWTVVRGSAKTGEGVEQAFFTLAKKMLN, encoded by the coding sequence ATGATTCAAAAGAAAATTTGTATGGTAGGTGCTTTTGCTACAGGAAAAACCAGCCTTGTAGCGCGATTTGTCAAAAGTATTTACTCTGACACTTACCACACTACAGTAGGGGTCAAAATAGATAAGAAGTTAGTGAATATTCAAGAGCAAAAAGTTAGCTTGATTATTTGGGATATTCACGGAGAAGACGACTTTCAAAAAATAAGAATGACTTATCTGCGAGGCGCTTCCGGTTATTTTTTAGTCGTTGATGGAACGCGACAGGAAACATTAGATAAAGCTTTATCTTTGCAAGAAAAAGTGGAAGAAACAGTTGGCAATATTCCTTTTATTATCATAGTTAATAAAGTAGATTTAATCAATGATTGGGAAATAGAAGATGCAGTCCTAGAGCAATTGCTCCAGAAGCCATGGACAGTAGTTAGAGGAAGCGCTAAAACCGGTGAAGGTGTTGAACAAGCCTTTTTTACCCTTGCTAAAAAGATGCTAAATTAA
- a CDS encoding adenylate/guanylate cyclase domain-containing protein, whose translation MTFPIPVLNYIQAFTVGERDLAYLLVNNQGLITQWGGKLENYGIKNLQQGDCLEEKVFFLEGILPIDNSPIFLPCVKTECGVAADIHIFSSDVGNWILFLDASQEESQHWLSQQINNELSLVSQRQIKFLKQSLVNREKRSNHLNFKSLEYQNKTVLSANIRDYIAYIDKYPPDTIFSTFNLYLLTLTNLILEHGGLVSNIFGDTAIALFGILPSTSSLSKRAIEAALSMINAVQKLGKAQQANNLPVLSIGIGIASGSLIISTNNYQKSQKFNILGYPVYVAAILKDQACSGEILIDENTFHRIDRLQKHFSLSSSEINDTTKPIKVYSCLPHHD comes from the coding sequence ATGACATTTCCTATCCCAGTTCTCAATTATATCCAAGCATTCACTGTCGGAGAGCGCGATTTAGCGTACCTGTTAGTCAATAATCAGGGGTTAATAACACAGTGGGGAGGCAAGTTAGAAAATTATGGAATAAAAAATTTACAACAAGGAGATTGTCTGGAAGAAAAGGTCTTTTTTTTAGAAGGAATTCTGCCAATTGACAATTCTCCTATTTTTTTACCATGTGTTAAAACTGAATGCGGGGTTGCAGCAGATATTCATATCTTTTCGAGCGATGTAGGAAACTGGATTTTATTTCTTGATGCTTCTCAAGAAGAAAGCCAGCATTGGCTGAGCCAACAAATTAATAACGAGTTGAGTTTAGTATCTCAACGGCAAATAAAATTTCTCAAGCAAAGTTTAGTGAATCGAGAAAAAAGGTCAAATCATCTCAACTTTAAATCACTAGAGTATCAAAATAAAACTGTTTTATCTGCTAATATTCGCGATTACATTGCTTATATAGACAAATACCCTCCTGACACTATTTTTAGCACTTTCAATCTGTATCTCTTGACACTAACTAATTTAATCCTTGAGCACGGCGGACTAGTGAGCAATATATTTGGAGATACAGCGATCGCCTTGTTTGGTATTTTGCCCTCAACAAGTTCTCTATCCAAGCGTGCAATCGAGGCTGCATTGAGTATGATTAACGCAGTACAGAAACTCGGCAAAGCTCAACAAGCAAATAATTTACCAGTTTTGAGTATTGGTATTGGTATTGCCTCAGGTTCACTAATAATAAGTACAAATAACTATCAAAAATCGCAAAAATTCAACATATTAGGCTACCCTGTCTATGTAGCTGCAATATTAAAAGATCAAGCTTGTTCTGGAGAAATTTTAATAGATGAAAATACGTTTCACCGAATTGATCGACTTCAAAAGCATTTTTCATTAAGTTCATCAGAAATTAACGATACCACTAAACCTATTAAAGTTTATTCTTGTTTGCCGCACCATGATTGA
- a CDS encoding sensor histidine kinase KdpD codes for MIDESTILDLFAALNVVVLTRLDNKAFKLIGNPPAWFLQFYPEVVQTENLVLEDKFIFLENFLFDAEKHWQEQNKGTLKSGLWIETDDSGSEHYLEAVAVNALSQKFLLISLGELTVNEEKQLLIQQAREKSLNYQALIKETQKKEFLIHCIIHDLAGPLTGIRYCLDLIELQDITDKAKEYLELGKIQAQRQEFLIQNILDTFAAEVESIQFASDSHFPDALECTTKMISLLSPLFVFGKKRLELDSRIDPQQDWRVIGDKARLERVLSNLIENAWRHTPPNTAVTVNIQSQPESILFTVDDQGPGVAPELATRLFQKFTQGKQNTGRSGLGLYFCRITVERWGGKIGYLARVEGGSRFWFSLPKVLASRK; via the coding sequence ATGATTGATGAATCTACTATTCTCGACTTATTTGCAGCTTTAAATGTTGTTGTACTCACACGCTTAGATAACAAAGCGTTTAAATTAATAGGAAATCCTCCAGCTTGGTTCTTACAATTCTATCCTGAAGTTGTACAAACAGAAAATTTAGTTTTAGAAGACAAATTCATATTTTTAGAGAATTTTTTATTTGATGCAGAAAAACACTGGCAAGAGCAGAATAAAGGAACTCTCAAGTCAGGTTTGTGGATAGAAACAGACGATTCTGGAAGCGAACACTACTTAGAAGCCGTAGCCGTAAACGCTTTGTCTCAAAAATTTCTACTGATTTCTTTAGGAGAACTTACTGTAAATGAAGAAAAGCAGTTATTAATACAACAAGCTAGAGAGAAAAGTTTAAATTATCAAGCTTTAATTAAAGAAACTCAAAAAAAAGAATTTCTCATTCATTGTATTATTCATGATTTAGCTGGACCTTTAACCGGAATAAGGTATTGCTTAGATCTTATAGAGCTACAAGATATAACAGACAAAGCTAAAGAATATCTAGAACTAGGTAAAATCCAAGCTCAACGGCAAGAATTTCTAATTCAAAATATTCTAGATACTTTTGCTGCGGAAGTTGAATCAATTCAATTCGCTTCAGATTCACACTTCCCCGATGCTCTTGAGTGCACTACTAAAATGATTAGTCTTTTGTCACCGCTATTCGTTTTCGGCAAAAAGCGTTTAGAACTGGATAGTAGAATCGATCCCCAACAAGATTGGAGAGTGATTGGTGACAAAGCTCGCTTAGAACGAGTGCTATCTAATTTAATAGAGAATGCGTGGCGACATACTCCGCCCAATACTGCAGTTACAGTGAATATTCAGTCACAGCCAGAATCGATTCTGTTTACTGTTGACGATCAAGGTCCTGGCGTCGCACCTGAGTTAGCAACAAGGTTATTTCAAAAATTTACTCAAGGTAAGCAAAACACCGGAAGAAGTGGTCTTGGTTTGTACTTTTGCCGAATTACAGTAGAACGTTGGGGTGGCAAGATTGGCTATCTTGCTCGTGTTGAAGGAGGTTCGCGATTTTGGTTTTCGTTACCTAAAGTCCTGGCAAGTAGAAAATAA
- a CDS encoding chlorophyll a/b-binding protein, with translation MDSNSNTNLPSVAKEYNGKDRNAFLFGWNPQAELWNGRLAMIGFLAYLLWDLAGYSVLRDILHLISY, from the coding sequence ATGGATAGCAATAGCAATACAAATCTACCTTCAGTTGCTAAAGAATATAACGGCAAAGATCGCAATGCTTTTCTTTTCGGCTGGAATCCACAAGCTGAACTTTGGAACGGACGCTTAGCCATGATTGGCTTTCTTGCATATCTACTCTGGGACTTAGCCGGCTACAGCGTTTTACGCGACATATTACACTTAATTAGTTATTAA
- a CDS encoding response regulator: MSDTDVLLSHHDLGLVFLLIAIAIVACYTALSFGGFTVAVGQIRKFRLSGGAIAMGIGIWTRYVIAIPTDNLLVAIDCDLPKVFLLLGVAIAVSSMALFKVVRDIFCAGNYAHCSINDRPRVILLDLKLPKVDNLEVLQKINFDPRTRLIPIVVLTSSREERDIVDSYQLRVNTYTVKPVDFEPFAEVGRQLGFGGY; encoded by the coding sequence ATGTCTGACACTGATGTATTGTTGTCGCATCACGATCTAGGACTTGTCTTCCTGTTGATTGCGATCGCGATTGTTGCTTGTTACACGGCATTAAGCTTTGGAGGCTTTACCGTTGCGGTTGGACAAATTCGCAAATTTCGGTTGAGTGGTGGCGCGATCGCGATGGGGATCGGCATTTGGACAAGGTACGTCATTGCCATACCAACTGACAACCTCCTAGTGGCAATTGATTGTGACCTACCGAAGGTTTTCCTCTTGCTGGGAGTTGCGATCGCTGTTTCTAGCATGGCTTTATTTAAGGTAGTCCGCGATATTTTTTGTGCTGGCAACTATGCACATTGCTCAATAAATGATAGACCTAGGGTGATTCTCCTCGACCTCAAACTACCAAAAGTTGATAACTTAGAGGTTCTGCAAAAAATTAATTTTGATCCTCGCACGCGCCTGATTCCTATAGTAGTTCTGACATCTTCGCGCGAAGAACGCGACATCGTTGACAGTTATCAGCTAAGAGTCAATACCTACACCGTCAAACCTGTGGACTTCGAGCCGTTCGCAGAAGTTGGACGACAGTTAGGCTTTGGCGGCTACTGA
- a CDS encoding GAF domain-containing protein yields the protein MSTLLRVLILEDSVRDTELILYELRACGIKPKWQRVETEDDCRACLINQAWDVILADYGMPQFGALQALQLLKQQKLDIPLIVVTGSVSEEVAVECMKQGAADYLLKDRLVRLGEAIKQAIDKKNLRDRKRQAEIALQASEERFRRLADNAHDILYRYCFEPTPGFDYISSAVTKITGYTPQEYYRNPLLISQIVHPDDQQLWQRSLAGEMPQPLMLRWIRKDGKIVWTEQSNVTLYSNGALTAIEGIIRNVTARKQVEIQVQQQAERDRLLSAIATRIRQSLNLDEILTTAVAEVRQFLDADRVMIFRFEDNRHGKIVAESVAADWPFDSEMKVHGTWLQETQAECRRGCVHSIDDVAQANLNPQFAKILQRLHVKARLVVPILQGDCAWGLLAVHQCSRSRQWQLSEVDLIEKLATQVAIAIQQGQLFNQVQQQAAREHLLNNISQSLNSSLDPEHILQEIVNLTGQGFGVDRVIIFAIDTTHIRVMKEWRKSSKIVSTLHLQVPISDHIELLNPTYFASYYQVFHAPDFAKINIDTKRKTLIQKIQMRSELRVPIFIRDQFFGGLSLQTTTTQRTFTPEEIQLLQRIANQAAIALYNAQSYERLEQLVKERTQELEQEKLLSEAADRAKTDFLANMSHELRTPLTGIIGFSNLLLKQIFGELNEKQQQYIALIHSSGQHLLDLINDLLDLSKIEAGKEELNLETLSVKDICQECLSLVQEKGQKKELEFSLVIQTETITCVADKRRLKQILFNLLNNAVKFTSKGKIILQVSQNLDHIMFAIIDTGIGIAAEDLPNLFQPFQQLDSGLNRKYEGTGLGLALSRKLARLHGGDITVTSELGRGSCFTVCLPVNLLDKLQASLI from the coding sequence ATGTCCACTTTGTTGCGGGTTTTGATTTTAGAAGATTCAGTGAGAGATACAGAACTTATACTGTACGAACTGCGCGCTTGCGGCATTAAGCCCAAATGGCAGCGTGTCGAAACCGAAGATGATTGTCGTGCGTGCTTAATAAATCAAGCATGGGATGTAATTCTTGCAGACTATGGAATGCCACAATTTGGCGCGCTACAAGCTTTACAGTTATTAAAGCAACAAAAACTAGACATTCCATTAATTGTTGTCACCGGTAGCGTCAGCGAAGAAGTTGCTGTTGAGTGCATGAAGCAGGGTGCAGCGGACTATTTACTGAAAGATCGTTTAGTTCGCCTAGGTGAAGCGATTAAACAAGCTATTGACAAAAAAAATCTCCGCGATCGAAAGCGCCAAGCCGAAATTGCTTTACAAGCGAGTGAAGAACGCTTCCGCCGCCTGGCAGATAATGCCCACGATATTCTTTACCGCTATTGCTTTGAGCCAACTCCAGGCTTTGATTATATTAGTTCTGCTGTTACTAAAATAACAGGTTATACACCGCAAGAGTATTACCGCAATCCTTTGTTAATCTCACAAATTGTGCATCCTGACGACCAGCAACTATGGCAGCGATCGCTTGCTGGCGAAATGCCCCAACCTCTTATGCTGCGTTGGATTCGCAAAGATGGGAAGATCGTCTGGACAGAACAAAGCAATGTAACGCTCTACAGCAATGGTGCTTTAACCGCAATTGAAGGTATTATCCGTAATGTCACTGCACGCAAGCAAGTCGAAATTCAAGTTCAGCAACAAGCCGAACGCGATCGCTTATTAAGTGCAATTGCGACGCGAATTCGTCAATCACTCAACTTAGATGAAATTCTCACGACAGCTGTTGCAGAAGTTCGGCAATTTTTAGACGCGGATCGCGTGATGATTTTTCGCTTTGAAGATAATCGTCATGGCAAAATTGTTGCTGAATCTGTAGCCGCTGATTGGCCTTTTGACTCTGAGATGAAAGTGCATGGTACCTGGTTACAAGAAACTCAGGCTGAATGTCGGCGCGGCTGCGTTCATTCAATTGATGATGTTGCGCAAGCCAATCTCAATCCTCAATTTGCCAAGATATTACAACGATTGCACGTCAAAGCACGGTTAGTTGTTCCGATTTTACAAGGTGACTGTGCTTGGGGATTGCTTGCCGTGCATCAATGTTCGCGATCGCGCCAATGGCAACTCAGCGAAGTTGATTTGATTGAGAAGTTAGCCACCCAAGTTGCGATCGCAATTCAACAAGGACAACTCTTTAACCAAGTCCAACAACAAGCTGCACGCGAACACTTACTCAACAATATCAGTCAATCGCTCAATTCTAGCCTCGATCCTGAACATATTTTGCAAGAAATTGTTAACCTTACAGGTCAAGGATTTGGTGTCGATCGCGTGATTATTTTTGCAATCGATACAACTCATATTCGCGTGATGAAAGAATGGAGAAAAAGCTCAAAAATAGTTTCCACGTTACACTTGCAGGTTCCTATATCCGATCATATAGAATTGCTGAATCCCACTTATTTTGCTTCTTACTATCAAGTTTTTCACGCCCCTGATTTTGCCAAGATTAATATCGATACCAAGCGAAAAACCCTCATCCAAAAAATACAAATGCGCTCTGAATTGCGCGTACCAATTTTTATCCGCGACCAGTTCTTTGGGGGATTATCATTACAGACAACAACAACGCAGCGAACTTTTACGCCAGAGGAAATTCAGCTATTACAACGCATTGCCAATCAAGCCGCGATCGCGCTTTATAATGCCCAAAGTTACGAACGCTTAGAACAACTAGTCAAAGAACGTACGCAAGAACTCGAACAAGAAAAATTACTTTCAGAAGCTGCGGATCGCGCCAAAACTGACTTTCTAGCAAATATGAGTCACGAACTCCGAACTCCGCTCACAGGAATAATTGGCTTCTCTAATCTTTTACTCAAACAGATTTTTGGAGAACTCAACGAGAAGCAACAACAATACATTGCGCTAATTCATTCTTCTGGACAACATTTATTAGACTTAATCAACGATCTTCTTGACTTATCAAAAATTGAGGCGGGAAAGGAAGAATTAAACCTTGAGACCTTGAGTGTCAAAGACATTTGCCAAGAATGTTTATCACTTGTTCAAGAAAAAGGACAAAAAAAAGAATTAGAATTTTCTTTGGTTATTCAAACAGAAACAATAACTTGTGTCGCCGATAAGCGCCGCCTTAAACAAATCTTATTTAACCTGCTCAATAATGCAGTAAAATTTACTTCCAAAGGAAAAATTATACTTCAAGTTAGTCAGAATTTAGACCACATCATGTTTGCTATTATCGATACTGGAATTGGCATCGCTGCCGAAGATTTACCAAATTTATTTCAACCATTTCAGCAACTTGATAGCGGCTTGAATCGTAAATATGAAGGAACTGGCTTAGGTTTAGCGCTATCGCGTAAACTAGCGCGGTTACACGGAGGAGATATCACCGTGACTTCCGAACTAGGACGTGGTAGCTGCTTTACAGTTTGCCTACCAGTAAATTTATTAGATAAATTACAGGCATCCTTGATTTGA